A window of Sphingomonas astaxanthinifaciens DSM 22298 genomic DNA:
CGGCCGGTGCCCGAGCTTCCCCTGTTCGCCGCCGCCCGGGCGCGGGAGGAGGGCGAGGAGCGCGAGAAGGCGGTGCTGCCGCCCATGCCGCTGCCCGAGCATGTGGTGAGCGACTACCAGACCACCAGGCTCAGCCTGAAGGCGCATCCGATGCAGTTCCTGCGCGATCATTATGCAGGCCAGGGCTTCGTCCGTGCCGTCGACCTGCGCGACATCCGCTACGGCAAGCGCGTCAGCCTCGCGGGGCTGGTGCTGATCCGCCAGCGGCCGGGGAGCGCCAAGGGGGTCTGCTTCATCACGCTCGAGGACGAGACCGGCACCGCCAACCTCGTCGTCTGGCCCGATGCCTTCGCCGCCCAGCGCCGGGTGGTGATGGGCGCGCGGCTGATGGTGGTGCACGGGATCGTCCAGCATGACGAGGCGGTCTGCCACCTCATCGCCAGCCGGCTGGAGGATGAAAGCTGGCGGCTGCGCGGCCTCAGCGACAGCCAGTCCTTCGATCCGCAGGTCGGGCGCGGCGATGGTGCGGGCCCAAGCCGCCCGCCCATGGCGCGCCACCCGCGCGCGGTCGAGGTGATTCCCAAGGCGCGGGTCATCAACTGCCCAACACATTGAGGCCATGCCACAATCCTGCCACTCTTGAGCAAGCTTGGTGAAAGCCTGGCATGCTATGAGGACGCCATGAAAAGCCGAGCCTTCCTTGCCGTCCTGACCGCGCTCTTCGCCGCGACCCCGGCGCTGGCGCAGAGCCCGATCGAGGGTCTGTGGACCAATCCCAAGCGCTCGGTCGTGGTCCGAATCGCCCCCTGCGGCCCGGCCTGGTGCGGCCGCGTGGTCAAGGCCAGCGCGCACGAGGAGGAGAAGGCCGCCCGCCACGGGGTCGAGAATCTCGAGGGCGAGCAGATGCTGACCGGGCTCCGTCCCGCGGGGGCGGGCAAGTGGAAGGGGCAGGTCTATGTGCCCAAGATCCGCAGCAAGGTCGGCAGCACCGTCACCATGAAGTCGCCGGGCCGGATGAGTGTTTCGGGCTGCTTCGCCGGAATCATCTGCAAGACGCAGGTCTGGACCAAGGTCGGCTGACCCTTTCCTTCGCACCGGCGCATCGCTAGCGCCGGGGCATGAGCAAGCCTCCTGTCCTCGTCACCGGCGGCGCCGGCTATATCGGCAGCCACGCCGTCCTTGCCCTCCACGACGCGGGCTGGCCGGTGGTGGTGGTCGACAACCTTTCCAACGGAACCCGCGAGGCGGTCCCCGACGCGGTGCCGCTGATCGAGGCCGACATCGGCGATGCGGCGGCAATGGAGACGATCCTCCAGGAGCAGGGGGTCGCCGCGATCATGCATTTCGCGGGCTCGATCGTGGTCCCCGAAAGCGTCACCGACCCACATTTCTACTATCGCAACAACACGGTCGCGACCCATGCGCTGGTCGGCGCCGCCTTGAAGCAGGGGGTCAGGCACCTCCTCTTCTCCTCGACCGCCGCCACTTATGGCGCGCCCGAGACCGTGCCGATCGACGAGGACACGCCGACCCGGCCGATCAATCCCTACGGCTGGTCGAAGCTGATGAGCGAGCAGATGCTGCGCGACTGCGCGGCGGCCTATGACGTCAATTTCGGTGCGCTGCGCTATTTCAACGTCGCGGGCGCCGATCCCAAGGGCCGGTCGGGCCAGGTCGGCAAGGGCGCGACCCACTTGCTCAAGGTCGCCTGCGAGGCGGCGGTCGGCAAGCGCACCCATGTCGACGTCTTCGGGACCGACTATCCGACCCCCGACGGGACCTGCATCCGCGACTACATCCACGTCGCCGATCTGGCGAATGCCCACGTCCTCGCGCTCGAGGCGCTGATCGCCGAGCCGAAGGACAGCTTCACCCTCAATTGCGGCTACGGCCGCGGGACTTCGGTGCTCGAGATGCTCGATGCGCTCGACCGGGTGAACGGGACCCCGGTCAAGCGGGTGATGGGCCCGCGCCGCGCCGGCGATCCCCCGCAGTTGGTCGCCGCCAACCGACGCTTGGTCGAACGGCTGGGTTGGCAGCCGCGCTTCGCCGATACCGACGTGATCATCGAAAGCGCGCTCAGCTGGGAGCGCCGC
This region includes:
- a CDS encoding DUF2147 domain-containing protein, which gives rise to MKSRAFLAVLTALFAATPALAQSPIEGLWTNPKRSVVVRIAPCGPAWCGRVVKASAHEEEKAARHGVENLEGEQMLTGLRPAGAGKWKGQVYVPKIRSKVGSTVTMKSPGRMSVSGCFAGIICKTQVWTKVG
- the galE gene encoding UDP-glucose 4-epimerase GalE; protein product: MSKPPVLVTGGAGYIGSHAVLALHDAGWPVVVVDNLSNGTREAVPDAVPLIEADIGDAAAMETILQEQGVAAIMHFAGSIVVPESVTDPHFYYRNNTVATHALVGAALKQGVRHLLFSSTAATYGAPETVPIDEDTPTRPINPYGWSKLMSEQMLRDCAAAYDVNFGALRYFNVAGADPKGRSGQVGKGATHLLKVACEAAVGKRTHVDVFGTDYPTPDGTCIRDYIHVADLANAHVLALEALIAEPKDSFTLNCGYGRGTSVLEMLDALDRVNGTPVKRVMGPRRAGDPPQLVAANRRLVERLGWQPRFADTDVIIESALSWERRLYQKEAATCA